The Drosophila biarmipes strain raj3 chromosome 2L, RU_DBia_V1.1, whole genome shotgun sequence genome has a window encoding:
- the LOC108032544 gene encoding voltage-dependent calcium channel type D subunit alpha-1 isoform X8, giving the protein MNTGDRKEQASLTPQQQQSPQQPEPQPPITRHDALDSSSANNRLNHKQNNDKDRDTTSDKSWEAAGRDLLPASVVIVDESCASKSQKQAIESRSGTTTSSSQRRRQLQFQRQKEAKLYDRGDGEREPSTSTSASTSSTVPTTVMGGGELVNCIAYDDNTLVIERKPSPTSPSTSRRYLKAETPTRGSRKYNRKSSSTVKSDLEVVVGKPEQHHQHRSPTVTLPVPANPLTTSASAGTSPTGAVLGSGLGTASGTVLQQSCSALDPPEDPNQPSGTTRRRPTSTELALSNVTSQIVNNATYKLDFKQRRRKSNNGGSGGGGEPAKAGSRSGSLTGLTSGSAISPGAGPGPGPSTSSGKRRKSSCTSCGGGGISAPPTRLTPEEAWQLQPQNSVTSAGSTNSSFSGGCDEESSYSAIGGDSSSSNSCNCDITGDNSTLHGFGVGDVSSFIADCDEGEFEDGDDDRTNKDLSSQTLRTAAIVAALAAGAKEQAQEHSLADCESFSDRRQDADEGVRIIQDSGGNNDSLEDVGEVDDNADVVVRKNSRNRPSIRRTCRITEEDDDEEDDGDQELDDEEPEGTTIDIDEQEQQQLEQGESAEEDDEEEDDDDEDVDEYFEEEEDDTQAFSPFYSSSAELIDNFGGGAGKFFNIMDFERGASGGGGFSPNGGPGSGDASRAARYDSGEGDLGGGSNIMGIDSMAIANIPETMNGTTIGPSGAGGQKGGAAAGAAGQKRQQRRGKPQPDRPQRVLFCLSLKNPLRALCIRIVEWKPFEFLILLTIFANCIALAVYTPYPGSDSNVTNLTLEKVEYIFLVIFTSECVMKILAYGFVLHNGAYLRNGWNLLDFTIVVIGAISTGLSQLTKDGFDVKALRAFRVLRPLRLVSGVPSLQVVLNSILKAMVPLFHIALLVIFVIIIYAIIGLELFSGKLHKACRNEITGEYEDEIRPCGVGYTCPEGFKCYGGWDGPNSGITNFDNFGLAMLTVFQCVTLEGWTDVLYSIQDSMGSDWQWMYFISMVILGAFFVMNLILGVLSGEFSKERNKAKNRGDFQKLREKQQIEEDLRGYLDWITQAEDIEPDAVGGLISDGKGKQPNETDSAENLGEEMPEVQFTESRWRKMKKDFDRANRRMRRACRKAVKSQAFYWLIIVLVFLNTGVLATEHYGQEDWLDRFQEYTNMFFIGLFTCEMLLKMYSLGFQGYFVSLFNRFDCFVVIGSITETLLTNTGMMPPLGVSVLRCVRLLRVFKVTKYWRSLSNLVASLLNSIQSIASLLLLLFLFIVIFALLGMQVFGGRFNSTPNEEKYRMNFDCFWQALLTVFQIMTGEDWNAVMYEGIKAYGGVSSYGALACIYFIILFICGNYILLNVFLAIAVDNLADADSLSDVEKEEEPHDESAQKRSHSPTPTIDGMDDHLSIDIDMENQELDDEEKMDHETLSDEEVREMCEEEEEVDEEGMITARPRRMSEVNTATKILPIPPGTSFFLFSQTNRFRVFCHWLCNHGNFGNIILCCIMFSSAMLAAENPLRANDELNKVLNKFDYFFTAVFTIELILKLISYGFVLHDGAFCRSAFNLLDLLVVCVSLISLVSSSNAISVVKILRVLRVLRPLRAINRAKGLKHVVQCVIVAVKTIGNIVLVTCLLQFMFAVIGVQLFKGKFFKCSDGSKMKEEDCFGTYLVYEEGDVHKPRLREREWKNNRFHFDDVAKGMLTLFTVSTFEGWPGLLYVSIDSNEENGGPIHNFRPIVAAYYIIYIIIIAFFMVNIFVGFVIVTFQNEGEQEYKNCDLDKNQRNCIEFALKAKPVRRYIPKHGIQYKVWWFVTSSSFEYTIFILIMINTVTLAMKFYNQPMWYTELLDALNMIFTAVFALEFVFKLAAFRFKNYFGDAWNVFDFIIVLGSFIDIVYSEIKSKDTSQKPECDIAENCKTAKKSAGSNLISINFFRLFRVMRLVKLLSKGEGIRTLLWTFIKSFQALPYVALLIVLLFFIYAVVGMQVFGKIALDGGNSITKNNNFQTFQQAVLVLFRSATGEAWQEIMMSCSAQPDVRCDMKSDTPGEPCGSSIAYPYFISFYVLCSFLIINLFVAVIMDNFDYLTRDWSILGPHHLDEFIRLWSEYDPDAKGRIKHLDVVTLLRKISPPLGFGKLCPHRMACKRLVSMNMPLNSDGTVLFNATLFAVVRTSLSIKTDGNIDDANSELRATIKQIWKRTNPKLLDQVVPPPGNDDEVTVGKFYATYLIQDYFRRFKKRKEQEGKEGHPDSNTVTLQAGLRTLHEVSPALKRAISGNLDELDQEPEPMHRRHHTLFGSVWSSIRRHGNGTFRRSAKATASQSNGALAIGGSASAAMGGSTMVLGSGDPAGDYLYDTLNRSVADGVNNITRNIMQARLAAAGKLQDELQATGSGGELRTFGESISMRPLAKNGGGAATVAGTLPPEANAINYDLSDSSLKTTEC; this is encoded by the exons ATGAATACAG GAGACCGTAAGGAACAAGCCTCGTTAACaccgcaacagcaacaatcgCCGCAGCAGCCAGAGCCACAGCCACCAATTACCCGACACGATGCCTTGGATAGTTCTAGTGCTAACAATAGACTAAATCATAAACAGAATAACGATAAGGATAGGGATACAACTAGCGATAAGAGCTGGGAGGCGGCGGGCAGAGATTTATTGCCGGCCAGTGTTGTCATCGTCGATGAATCATGTGCCTCCAAAAGTCAGAAGCAAGCCATAGAGTCGAGAAGTGGGACCACCACCTCCTCATCGCAGCGTCGCCGGCAATTGCAATTCCAGAGACAAAAGGAGGCCAAACTTTATGACCGCGGCGATGGGGAACGGGAACCCTCGACCTCGACCTCCGCGTCAACCTCCAGCACCGTCCCAACCACTGTGATGGGTGGCGGGGAGCTGGTGAATTGTATAGCCTACGATGACAACACCCTGGTCATCGAGAGGAAGCCCTCGCCCACCTCCCCGTCCACCTCGCGGCGCTATCTGAAGGCCGAAACGCCGACGCGTGGCAGCCGAAAGTACAATCGCAAGTCATCGTCAACGGTCAAAAGCGATTTGGAAGTGGTCGTTGGCAAGCCGGAGCAGCATCATCAGCATCGCTCCCCGACCGTAACGCTACCAGTTCCCGCCAACCCACTAACCACATCGGCATCTGCGGGCACCTCGCCCACGGGCGCGGTACTGGGATCAGGACTGGGAACCGCCTCGGGAACGGTGCTGCAACAAAG CTGCAGTGCCCTCGATCCGCCCGAGGATCCGAACCAACCCAGCGGGACCACCAGGAGGCGACCCACCAGCACCGAGCTCGCCCTCAGCAACGTCACCAGCCAGATTGTGAACAACGCCACCTACAAGTTAGACTTCAAGCAGCGCCGGCGCAAAAGCAACAACGGAGGCAGTGGTGGAGGTGGTGAGCCAGCGAAAGCAGGATCCAGATCGGGATCTCTGACGGGACTAACCTCAGGATCGGCGATCAGTCCAGGAGCGGGACCCGGACCAGGACCCTCTACCTCCAGCGGCAAGCGCCGCAAGTCGAGTTGCACCTCCTGCGGAGGTGGTGGCATCAGTGCCCCGCCCACGAGACTTACGCCCGAGGAGGCGTGGCAGCTGCAGCCGCAGAACAGCGTGACCAGTGCGGGCAGCACAAACAGCAGCTTCAGCGGCGGATGCGACGAGGAGAGTAGTTACAGTGCCATCGGcggcgacagcagcagcagcaacagttgcaaCTGCGATATCACCGGTGACAATAGTACGCTACATGGTTTTGGCGTCGGCGACGTCAGCAGCTTCATCGCCGACTGTGACGAGGGCGAATTCGAGGACGGCGACGACGATCGCACCAATAAGGATCTCAGTTCGCAGACCCTGCGCACGGCTGCCATTGTAGCCGCACTTGCAGCCGGAGCCAAGGAACAGGCCCAGGAGCACTCGCTAGCCGACTGCGAGAGCTTCAGCGATCGGCGGCAGGATGCCGATGAGGGTGTCCGCATCATCCAGGACAGCGGCGGCAACAACGACTCACTCGAGGACGTCGGCGAGGTGGACGACAACGCCGACGTTGTCGTGAGGAAGAACTCGAGGAATCGCCCCTCCATCAGAAGGACATGCAGGATCaccgaggaggacgacgacgaggaggacgacggTGACCAGGAGTTAGACGACGAGGAGCCCGAGGGCACCACCATAGACATTGATGAGCaggaacagcagcagctggaaCAAGGGGAATCCGCTGAagaggacgacgaggaggaggacgacgacgacgaggacgtCGACGAGTAtttcgaggaggaggaggacgacacCCAGGCCTTTTCGCCATTCTACTCCAGTTCGGCGGAGCTAATAGACAACTTCGGTGGCGGAGCGGGCAAGTTCTTCAACATCATGGACTTCGAGCGCGGAGCCTCCGGCGGAGGTGGCTTCTCGCCAAACGGCGGACCCGGCAGCGGCGATGCCTCCCGAGCTGCGAGATACGACTCCGGCGAGGGAGATCTGGGCGGCGGCAGTAATATCATGG GCATCGATTCTATGGCCATCGCAAACATTCCGGAAACCATGAACGGCACCACAATTGGACCAAGTGGAGCTGGTGGCCAAAAGGGTGGTGCAGCCGCAGGAGCCGCTGGCCAAAAGAGACAACAGCGGCGGGGCAAGCCGCAACCAGATAGACCACAACGGGTCCTATTTTGCCTGAGCCTCAAGAATCCCTTGCGAGCCTTGTGCATTCGCATTGTGGAGTGGAA ACCATTTGAGTTCCTTATTTTGTTAACCATTTTTGCCAATTGTATTGCCTTGGCCGTGTACACGCCTTATCCGGGCAGCGATTCGAACGTAACGAATCTAACTTTG GAAAAAGTTGAATATATATTCCTAGTAATATTCACATCGGAATGTGTTATGAAAATTTTAGCATATGGTTTTGTGTTACATAATGGTGCATATCTAAGAAATGGATGGAATTTATTAGATTTTACAATTGTAGTTATAGG AGCGATAAGTACTGGACTATCCCAACTGACGAAGGACGGCTTCGATGTGAAGGCCCTACGTGCCTTTCGAGTGCTACGTCCACTGCGACTTGTATCGGGTGTACCAA GTCTACAGGTTGTgctgaattcaattttaaaggCCATGGTGCCACTGTTTCACATTGCACTCCTGGTCATATTCGTAATCATAATCTATGCGATCATTGGCCTAGAGCTCTTCTCTGGCAAATTGCACAAGGCGTGTCGCAATGAGATCACAG GTGAATACGAGGATGAAATTCGCCCCTGTGGAGTAGGCTATACATGTCCAGAGGGCTTCAAGTGCTATGGCGGCTGGGATGGACCAAACAGCGGGATTACCAACTTCGACAACTTTGGCCTGGCCATGTTGACGGTCTTCCAGTGCGTCACCCTCGAGGGGTGGACCGATGTCCTCTATAGC ATCCAAGACTCAATGGGCAGCGACTGGCAGTGGATGTACTTCATTTCCATGGTCATCCTGGGCGCCTTCTTCGTGATGAACCTGATTCTCGGTGTGTTGTCCGGTGAGTTCTCCAAGGAGCGTAACAAGGCCAAGAATCGCGGTGACTTCCAGAAGCTGAGAGAGAAGCAGCAAATCGAGGAGGATCTTCGGGGCTATCTGGATTGGATTACCCAAGCCGAGGACATCGAACCGGATGCCGTGGGTGGCCTGATATCCGATGGCAAGGGCAAGCAGCCCAACGAAACGGACTCCGCTGAGAACCTGGGCGAGGAAATGCCCGAGGTCCAGTTCACCGAATCGCGTTGGCGCAAAATGAAAAAGGACTTCGACCGGGCCAACAGACGAATGCGACGAGCCTGTCGCAAGGCGGTTAAATCCCAGGCATTCTACTGGCTCATTATTGTTCTGGTGTTTCTCAACACTGGCGTCCTGGCCACAGAGCACTATGGGCAAGAGGATTGGCTGGATAGATTCCAGG AATACaccaatatgttttttatcgGTCTCTTTACCTGCGAAATGTTGTTGAAGATGTACAGTCTGGGCTTTCAAGGCTACTTCGTCTCACTGTTCAATCGGTTCGATTGCTTTGTGGTGATTGGCAGTATAACAGAAACCTTGTTGACCAACACTGGAATGATGCCTCCTTTGGGTGTCTCCGTGTTGCGATGTGTGCGTCTCCTGAGAGTCTTCAAAGTAACCAA gtACTGGCGATCCCTTTCAAATCTCGTTGCTTCCCTACTGAACTCTATACAATCGATTGCTTCGCTTCTGTTACTGCTCTTCCTGTTTATTGTGATATTTGCTCTGTTGGGTATGCAAGTCTTTGGTGGCAGGTTTAATTCTACGCCCAATGAGGAAAAGTATCGGATGAATTTCGACTGCTTCTGGCAAGCTCTGCTCACAGTCTTTCAG ATAATGACTGGTGAAGATTGGAATGCTGTGATGTACGAGGGCATCAAAGCCTATGGCGGCGTGTCCTCTTATGGTGCCTTGGCCTGTAtttactttataattttattcatatGCGGTAACTATATCCTGCTGAACGTGTTCTTGGCCATTGCTGTGGATAATTTGGCCGATGCCGACTCGCTGTCCGATGTGGAAAAGGAAGAGGAGCCT CATGATGAATCAGCCCAGAAAAGGTCCCACAGTCCCACTCCAACAATTGATGGCATGGATGATCATCTTAGCATAGATATCGACATGGAGAATCAGGAACTGGATGACGAAGAGAAAAT GGACCACGAGACCTTATCCGATGAGGAAGTCCGGGAAATGTGCGAGGAGGAAGAAGAAG TGGATGAAGAAGGCATGATTACAGCACGACCCCGACGTATGTCCGAGGTTAATACGGCAACGAAAATTCTACCCATACCGCCGGGCACatcattttttcttttctcgCAAACGAACAG ATTCCGCGTCTTCTGCCATTGGCTTTGCAACCACGGCAATTTCGGCAACATCATCTTGTGTTGCATTATGTTTTCGTCGGCCATGTTGGCAGCAGAGAATCCTCTGAGAGCCAACGATGAACTGAATAAA GTGCTcaataaatttgattattttttcacGGCAGTTTTCACAATAGAACTGATTCTGAAATTGATTTCATACGGCTTCGTATTACACGACGGAGCCTTTTGCAGGTCCGCATTTAATCTGTTAGATTTACTTGTGGTCTGCGTGTCATTGATATCTCTAGTGTCCAG TTCGAATGCGATTTCAGTCGTGAAAATTCTACGTGTGCTCCGTGTTTTAAGGCCACTCAGAGCCATCAATCGTGCCAAGGGTCTCAAG CATGTTGTTCAGTGTGTCATAGTCGCTGTTAAGACTATCGGAAATATTGTGCTCGTCACATGCCTACTGCAGTTCATGTTTGCCGTGATAGGAGTCCAGTTGTTTAAg GGGAAATTCTTCAAGTGCTCTGATGGTTCCAAAATGAAGGAAGAGGATTGCTT CGGCACTTATCTGGTCTATGAGGAGGGTGATGTTCACAAGCCGCGACTCAGGGAACGGGAATGGAAGAACAATCGATTCCACTTCGACGATGTGGCCAAGGGCATGTTGACCCTCTTCACGGTATCCACCTTTGAGGGTTGGCCAGG ATTGCTGTACGTTTCAATCGATTCGAATGAGGAAAATGGCGGTCCAATACACAACTTCCGTCCGATCGTAGCTGCCTACTATATAAtctacattattattattgcctTCTTCATGGTGAACATATTCGTCGGTTTCGTTATTGTGACCTTCCAAAACGAGGGTGAACAGGAATACAAAAATTGTGATCTGGATAAGAACCAGCGTAATTGCATAGAGTTCGCTTTGAAAGCGAAGCCTGTCAGGCGCTATATACCGAAGCATGGTATACAATACAAGGTCTGGTGGTTCGTCACATCGTCGTCCTTTGAGTACACCATATTCATACTGATCATGATAAATACTGTAACGCTGGCCATGAAGTTCTATAATCAGCCCATGTGGTACACGGAACTTTTGGATGCCTTGAACATGATATTTACGGCGGTCTTTGCCCTGGAGTTTGTTTTCAAACTAGCCGCGTTTCGATTTAAG AACTACTTTGGTGATGCCTGGAACGTTTTCGATTTTATCATTGTTTTGGGCAGTTTCATAGACATTGTCTACTCTGAAATTAAG AGCAAGGATACTTCTCAGAAACCCGAATGCGACATTGCGGAAAACTGTAAAACTGCAAAGAAATCT GCTGGTTCAAAtctaatttcaattaatttctTCCGGCTGTTTCGAGTCATGCGACTTGTGAAGCTTCTGAGCAAAGGCGAAGGCATTCGAACCTTACTTTGGACCTTTATCAAATCTTTTCAGGCTCTGCCCTATGTAGCCCTACTAATTGTACTTCTATTCTTCATCTACGCAGTGGTGGGGATGCAA gtTTTTGGCAAAATAGCTCTGGATGGTGGTAACTCCAtaacgaaaaataacaacttCCAGACTTTCCAGCAGGCTGTTCTCGTTCTATTCCGATCGGCGACCGGAGAAGCTTGGCAGGAGATTATGATGTCCTGCTCGGCCCAACCGGATGTAAGGTGCGATATGAAATCGGATACGCCTGGCGAGCCGTGCGGCTCCTCAATAGCCTATCCCTACTTCATTTCCTTCTACGTTCTCTGCTCGTTTTTG atcaTTAATCTTTTTGTGGCCGTCATCATGGACAACTTTGACTATTTGACGCGCGATTGGTCCATTTTGGGACCACATCACCTGGACGAGTTTATTCGTCTTTGGAGCGAATACGACCCGGATGCCAAGGGACGCATCAAGCACTTGGATGTGGTCACACTGCTTAGGAAGATCTCTCCGCCACTCGGCTTCGGCAAGCTGTGTCCCCACCGAATGGCCTGCAAGCGACTGGTCTCCATGAACATGCCCCTCAACTCCGATGGAACTGTTCTGTTCAATGCCACACTTTTTGCCGTGGTCCGCACATCGCTGAGCATTAAGACCGATGGCAACATCGATGATGCCAACTCCGAGCTGCGGGCTACGATCAAACAGATCTGGAAGCGAACCAATCCAAAGCTCCTCGATCAGGTGGTGCCGCCGCCGGGCAACGATGACGAGGTGACCGTTGGCAAGTTCTATGCCACATATCTGATTCAGGACTACTTCCGGCGGTTCAAGAAGCGCAAGGAGCAGGAGGGCAAGGAGGGCCATCCGGACAGCAATACGGTCACTCTGCAGGCCGGTCTGCGCACCCTGCACGAGGTGTCCCCGGCTCTCAAGAGGGCCATCTCCGGTAATCTCGATGAGCTGGACCAGGAGCCGGAGCCGATGCATCGA CGCCACCACACGCTTTTCGGCAGTGTGTGGTCATCGATCCGGCGGCACGGGAACGGAACCTTCCGGCGGAGCGCCAAGGCGACGGCCTCGCAGAGCAACGGAGCTCTGGCGATCGGCGGATCCGCTTCGGCGGCAATGGGTGGTAGTACTATGGTCCTGGGGAGCGGGGATCCTGCTGGGGACTATCTGTACGACACCCTGAACCGCAGTGTAGCCGACGGGGTGAACAATATCACGCGGAACATAATGCAGGCCCGGCTGGCGGCGGCCGGAAAGCTGCAGGATGAACTGCAGGCCACCGGAAGTGGCGGGGAGCTAAGGACGTTCGGCGAGAGCATCTCCATGCGACCGCTGGCCAAAAACGGAGGCGGTGCGGCCACTGTGGCCGGAACCCTGCCGCCCGAGGCCAATGCCATTAACTATGA CTTAAGTGATTCGAGTTTAAAAACCACCGAGTGCTGA